The nucleotide sequence TTCGCACATTTGCATTCCACATCTGAGAGTGCCTATAATTTGAGGAAAAGGAAGACAAACGTAGGGAAGGTGACAGAATGACGAATAACCAAGAAACTCCAACAGCAGGATGGAACTTCGATAACAGCTATGCTCGTTTGCCGGAAGCCTTTTTTACAAGCCAGAAGCCGGTTCCTGTCCGTTCTCCAGAGCTCATCATCTTTAATGAACAGTTGGCAGAATCACTCGGGTTACATGCGGAGGTGCTTGAAAGCGAAGAGGGGACAGCGGTTTTTGCAGGAAACAATGTTCCAGAAGGAGCTTCACCTCTTGCTCAAGCTTATGCAGGACATCAATTTGGTCACATTAACATGTTAGGTGATGGACGTGCTGTGCTCCTAGGTGAACAGATTACGCCACAGGGTGATCGATTTGATATTCAATTAAAGGGTTCAGGCAGAACGCCTTACTCCCGCGGAGGCGATGGGCGAGCGGGACTTGGGCCAATGCTGCGAGAATACATCATAAGTGAAGGCATGCATGGTCTTGGCATTCCGACAACCCGCAGCCTGGCAGTGGTGACAACAGGTGAATCGATTATCCGCGAAACGAGACAGCGTGGTGCAATTCTGACACGGGTAGCGAGTAGTCATCTTCGAGTCGGGACATTTGAATACATAGCAGGAAAGCAGAATGTCGATGAGCTTCGTGCGCTCGCAGATTATGCAATTGAACGTCACTACCCAGAGATTAAGGAGGCTGACAATCGTTATCTTTCCTTGCTTCAGGAAGTGATGAAGCGTCAGGCTGCACTTCTTGCACAGTGGCAGTTGATTGGTTTTATCCACGGCGTTATGAACACCGACAACATGGCCATTGCAGGAGAAACCATTGATTACGGACCTTGTGCATTTATGGACACATACGACCCGAAGACGGTATTCAGCTCCATTGATGTTCAAGGCCGCTATGCTTATAGCAATCAACCGCCTATTGCTGGTTGGAATCTCGCACGCTTTGCGGAAACACTTTTGCCGCTGATTCATGATGAACAAGAGCAGGCTGTAGAAATCGCTCAAGACGAGCTGACAAAATTCCCTGACCTGTATCGAGCAAATTGGCTTGCAGGAATGAGAGCAAAGCTTGGTATCTTTAATGAAGAGGATGACGATCAATCATTGATTGAGGAGCTTCTCACGCTTATGCAAAAGAATCAAGCTGACTTTACAAATACGTTCCGCGCTTTGACGTTAGAGAAGAAAGAAAATTGGTTTGATACAACGGAATTTAAGAAATGGCATGAACGCTGGTTGAACAGACTAGATAGACAGCAAGAATCAAAAGAACAATCACACGAACTAATGAAGCAGAATAACCCAGCGATCATCCCGCGGAACTACCGGGTAGAAGAAGCACTCCAAGCTGCAGTTGAACGAAGTGATTACAGTGTGATGGAGCGGTTGTTGAAAGCTCTCCAAAACCCTTATGCATATTCGGCGGAACAGGAGGAATATGCGAAGCTTCCACCTGAAACGGATAGACCGTATCGTACGTATTGTGGAACGTGATTAGGAACAAAAACAAATATAGTGAGCTATAACTTAAGGTCAAGCTTCTTTGGTTTTTAGTAAACCGAGGAAGCTTGACCTTTTTAATGGGGCAAGTATGAAGGAGGGAAAGATTGCAGAAGGAAGGAAATAAAAATAGTTCATTATGTTACAATAAAAGGAAGTTAAATTGAAATATTTTCTAAAGTAAAGTGTGTTTATTCGATTCCGAAAGAGAGGAGATACAATGAAACGGTTTTTGCTTTATTTTAGTTGGACAATCGTTGTTGGGGTTGTTCTTTATTTTGGAATACGGATTCAAGCTGAGTTGAAGGAGCAATTCAAGACGACGTTTGAGATAATGCCAGCGCTTATTTTTTCAACAGTATATCCAATTATAGTAGGGATGCTGATGGGAACGATGAAGCTTATCCAAGACATACGAGCGGCGAAGAGCTGGTCAATTGATTGGATGAAAATAGTGGCGATTGGCCTGCCGTCACTGTATGTAACGTTTATTCCGCTTCTTTATTTTACAATTCCCTACAGCAAATATTTGTTATTTGCTACGGAAATTATCAATTTAGGTGGGGGCTCATTACTTTCGACCATTTCCGGGATTGTGTTCGGATATGTGTTCATTGATAGTTTGAAAGAATAAAGCAGGAGGGTCGGGGGCCATGCATTTTGAAAATCAAGTCGCCAAAATTTTATTTGTAATCGGTTGTTCAACGATTGGGTTGGGAGTCATTTCTGGATTTTCATTCGGATATGAAAACACAGGTTATCGAACGGAAATGGAGTGGTCAGTGTTTCTTAGTTGGTTTGCTGCCGGCTTTATTTCTGGCATGTTATTTATCGGCTTTGCAGAAGTCATTCACCTTTTACATACCATTAATAAGAAAATGAACGGAGCAAAGGTACATGAAGAAGTCGCACAGAAAGATGAAGATGATGAAGAGGAAGAGACTCATAAAGTGAACTGGGTTGTCTCGGCAGTCGATAAAGAAAAAATCACGGAACTGTACCGAACCGAAAATGTCCAAGAGATAATTCCGACACCATTTGAAGACTATTGTATCGTAAAGCTAAGAAATGAAGCAGATTATAAGATTGTGGATGTTGGTGGATTTTCAGCGATTGAAACGAAAGAAAGAACGGTAAATGAGAAGGTGAAAGAGTGGTATGACAAGGTGCGATAGTGGTAAGATTTCCGAAATTTTCTATATTACAGTCAGAGTGGGTTTTTTATGAGGCACAACGTTTTTTCTTTGCTTATGGTCCTTAGTATATTGGGGTTTCAAATGGGCTGTCAGGAAAATAAGGAAGCGAACCAAACTGAAGTAAACGAGCTAAAGGAAGAGGAAAATAAAAATCATCGAACGGTATATGCTGTAAAAGTTATTGAAGCCCCAAAGACGATTACTTCTCCTGCCGAAGCAGTGGTACATCAATTTGAAGTGATTTTTACTAATGGAGAGAAAGCATTTCTGAATAAAGATGCTGTTATTTCTGAAGCAATACTTGGCAGTAAAAGCATCGTCACGGTTCATTCTCCAGAAGGGAAAAATCATTATAGGGTTTTTCTCTATGAACACAAAGATAAATGGTTTATGGATAGTCTCTTGGCAATAAATGCATGGAAGGATGGTCCTTTTACAGATAAAGAAGGCTTAAACCTGCCTATGGACACGTTCAATAAGACTGACTTCAAACATGATGGCAAGGAAATTTGGGCTTTTGTCGATGAACAGCGTATTGTTACCATTTCAGTATTTGATAAACTCTCCTTTGAAAAGAGACCTGAAACGAATAGTGTCACGTTGAATAATGGAAATGAAGCCTACCTTTCAAGAGGTTCGCAAGGCAATGATTATCTCTATTATTTTGATTTTGATAAAGTGATTTTGGTATCCGGAAATTTAGAAAAAAATGAAATTGTAAGTCTTGCTAACTCGTTGCCCTCAGTTGATTCATTCGATTTTCCGCATTCCGCAAGCTACTGATTGCAGCACGGATTATTAGTAAGAGTGAGAAAAAGAAAAACGACTTGTTGGAGGGGCGAAAATGACAGAAAACCACTTAAGCAGGAGTGAGATTGATCGATTGCTTGGCGTAGATACGAGTAAGCGGCCAGCTACTCATGAAGAGTTCCTGAAAATTAATGAAGAAATAAAGCGTGTAAAAGCAAACCATCAGGAGATTAACTATAAAGAGATGTTGAAAAAATTGGGGCTTGAGGATGTTCAAGTTATTTCAAGAGAGGAATTACTTGAAAGTGTGAAGCTGCAAAATGAGGAGTAGTATATTATGTGGTTACAAGGAATGCAGGGCTAAAAGAGGTTTGTAATCGAGGAGGAGAAAGTTATTGAGTAAAAGGATAGGAATGGCAATTGTGTTATGTCTTTCATTCGTCGTGCTGTTCCTCTTATTCTTTGAAAGTGACCGAAAAGTGATTGAAGCAACAGGGAGTTCAGAGAATTGGAAAGTTGATATTATGATGGACGTTAAACCTAAAGAGAAATATTATGTTACGAACGGAGAGTTGGAATATCTCGGTGCCTCCAAACCAGAAGCAATTTATTATGAATGGATTGCACCTACCGCAGGTCATGTTGATAAAGAGAATGTCCGCATTTCAAGCACTGGAAATGAAGTTGATCTTATCGACCAAAGAGGATTCTACCCTATTGAATACATTAAGAGGTCTCTGAACACGCAGCCCTTTCGCATTAAGTGGACTGAGAATGGTGGACCTCGCGAGGAAACAATCATCATTAATGTTGCAAATTAGCT is from Bacillus tianshenii and encodes:
- a CDS encoding YdiU family protein; translated protein: MTNNQETPTAGWNFDNSYARLPEAFFTSQKPVPVRSPELIIFNEQLAESLGLHAEVLESEEGTAVFAGNNVPEGASPLAQAYAGHQFGHINMLGDGRAVLLGEQITPQGDRFDIQLKGSGRTPYSRGGDGRAGLGPMLREYIISEGMHGLGIPTTRSLAVVTTGESIIRETRQRGAILTRVASSHLRVGTFEYIAGKQNVDELRALADYAIERHYPEIKEADNRYLSLLQEVMKRQAALLAQWQLIGFIHGVMNTDNMAIAGETIDYGPCAFMDTYDPKTVFSSIDVQGRYAYSNQPPIAGWNLARFAETLLPLIHDEQEQAVEIAQDELTKFPDLYRANWLAGMRAKLGIFNEEDDDQSLIEELLTLMQKNQADFTNTFRALTLEKKENWFDTTEFKKWHERWLNRLDRQQESKEQSHELMKQNNPAIIPRNYRVEEALQAAVERSDYSVMERLLKALQNPYAYSAEQEEYAKLPPETDRPYRTYCGT